The proteins below are encoded in one region of Hordeum vulgare subsp. vulgare chromosome 3H, MorexV3_pseudomolecules_assembly, whole genome shotgun sequence:
- the LOC123439952 gene encoding pentatricopeptide repeat-containing protein At5g55740, chloroplastic-like isoform X2 → MAPLPLPLPATPYPPKPHESPRPASLHAALASLSQQGSDHGSLRDAFALVSRAERQSSPGAAVAVGPEVYVSLLQCCVAAGSLRAGRQVHAAAVKRGPYYCRHAYIGTKLAVFYARCGALADAERVFDALPKKNAFAWAAVIGLWSRAGLHSRALDGYVDMLQAGVPVDNFVVPNVLKSCAGIGMVGTGRALHGYAWKAGFRECVYVLSSLVDFYGKCGKVDDAREVFDAMTETTVVTWNSMLMGYINNGRIDDAVELFYQMRVEGVLPTRVSLLSFLSASADFEAPDWGRQGHAMAVSGGLEMDVILGSSIINFYCKVGLVEAAEAVFEQMVERDAVTWNLMIAGYLQDGQTDKAFITCRKMLESGLRFDCVTLASIIMACMTSSSMEMGRVAHGYAVRNNLESDKAVACGLIELYMSSERTEHARGLFDVMSGRDMVMCKVMISAYADRGMSCQALEVLYQMQHEGISPTAACWDSVISAFMKNEQIDEALEIFSEMLLTKTRPNLRTWSLLISGLSRNGMHCEVMNLCCKMHEVEPAPSPTIFSAALVAMKAAASVQYGKAMHACIVKKGLLLSKSVIQSLLNIM, encoded by the exons ATGGCTCCGCTTCCTCTGCCCCTTCCCGCCACTCCCTACCCACCCAAACCCCATGAGTCCCCGCGACCCGCCTCTCTCCATGCCGCGCTCGCCTCCCTCTCCCAGCAAGGCAGCGACCACGGCAGCTTACGCGACGCCTTCGCCCTCGTCTCCCGCGCCGAGCGCCAGTCAAGCCCCGGCGCTGCCGTTGCCGTCGGCCCGGAGGTGTATGTGTCCCTCCTGCAGTGCTGCGTCGCCGCGGGGTCCCTCCGCGCCGGACGCCAGGTGCACGCTGCCGCCGTCAAGCGCGGGCCCTACTACTGCCGCCACGCCTACATCGGCACCAAACTTGCGGTCTTCTACGCCCGATGCGGCGCGCTGGCGGACGCCGAGCGCGTGTTCGACGCGCTACCCAAAAAGAACGCCTTCGCCTGGGCCGCCGTCATCGGATTGTGGAGCCGCGCCGGACTGCACTCCAGGGCCCTCGACGGGTACGTCGACATGCTGCAGGCGGGCGTCCCCGTGGACAACTTCGTCGTGCCCAACGTGCTCAAGTCATGCGCAGGGATCGGGATGGTCGGGACCGGAAGGGCGCTGCACGGGTACGCCTGGAAGGCGGGGTTCAGGGAATGCGTATACGTGTTGAGCAGCCTGGTGGACTTCTACGGGAAGTGCGGCAAGGTGGATGATGCGCGGGAGGTGTTTGATGCAATGACGGAGACGACCGTGGTGACAtggaactccatgttgatggggtATATAAACAATGGGAGAATCGATGATGCCGTGGAACTGTTTTATCAGATGAGGGTTGAGGGCGTGCTGCCGACGAGGGTCAGCCTTCTTAGCTTTCTGTCTGCATCGGCGGATTTCGAAGCTCCTGATTGGGGTAGGCAGGGCCATGCCATGGCCGTATCGGGCGGCTTAGAGATGGATGTGATTTTGGGGAGCTCAATAATCAACTTTTACTGCAAGGTTGGGCTGGTCGAGGCTGCGGAGGCCGTGTTTGAGCAGATGGTTGAAAGAGACGCTGTTACATGGAATTTGATGATTGCTGGGTATTTGCAGGATGGGCAGACCGACAAGGCTTTTATCACTTGTCGAAAAATGCTCGAGTCTGGCCTTAGGTTTGATTGTGTTACGTTGGCGTCCATTATCATGGCTTGCATGACATCCTCTAGCATGGAGATGGGCAGAGTTGCTCACGGCTATGCAGTTAGAAACAACCTTGAATCAGACAAAGCGGTTGCTTGTGGTCTGATAGAGTTATATATGAGTAGTGAAAGGACTGAACATGCACGCGGGCTGTTCGATGTTATGAGTGGTAGAGACATGGTCATGTGCAAAGTGATGATTTCTGCTTATGCAGATCGTGGGATGAGTTGTCAGGCTCTCGAGGTTTTATATCAGATGCAACATGAGGGGATATCTCCAACTGCAGCATGCTGGGATTCAGTTATTTCAGCTTTTATGAAGAATGAGCAGATTGATGAGGCCCTAGAGATCTTCAGTGAGATGCTACTAACAAAAACACGCCCCAATCTACGCACATGGAGCCTGTTAATTAGTGGCTTGTCTCGAAATGGTATGCACTGCGAGGTAATGAATCTGTGCTGTAAGATGCATGAAGTTGAGCCAGCACCAAGTCCAACAATTTTCTCCGCGGCACTTGTTGCCATGAAAGCTGCAGCTTCAGTGCAATATGGAAAGGCAATGCATGCGTGCATTGTAAAGAAGGGCCTATTACTGTCCAAATCCGTGATACAGTCGCTGCTAAACAT AATGTAA
- the LOC123439952 gene encoding pentatricopeptide repeat-containing protein At5g55740, chloroplastic-like isoform X1, translating to MAPLPLPLPATPYPPKPHESPRPASLHAALASLSQQGSDHGSLRDAFALVSRAERQSSPGAAVAVGPEVYVSLLQCCVAAGSLRAGRQVHAAAVKRGPYYCRHAYIGTKLAVFYARCGALADAERVFDALPKKNAFAWAAVIGLWSRAGLHSRALDGYVDMLQAGVPVDNFVVPNVLKSCAGIGMVGTGRALHGYAWKAGFRECVYVLSSLVDFYGKCGKVDDAREVFDAMTETTVVTWNSMLMGYINNGRIDDAVELFYQMRVEGVLPTRVSLLSFLSASADFEAPDWGRQGHAMAVSGGLEMDVILGSSIINFYCKVGLVEAAEAVFEQMVERDAVTWNLMIAGYLQDGQTDKAFITCRKMLESGLRFDCVTLASIIMACMTSSSMEMGRVAHGYAVRNNLESDKAVACGLIELYMSSERTEHARGLFDVMSGRDMVMCKVMISAYADRGMSCQALEVLYQMQHEGISPTAACWDSVISAFMKNEQIDEALEIFSEMLLTKTRPNLRTWSLLISGLSRNGMHCEVMNLCCKMHEVEPAPSPTIFSAALVAMKAAASVQYGKAMHACIVKKGLLLSKSVIQSLLNMYGSFSDTGTVESLLGLLAAAQ from the coding sequence ATGGCTCCGCTTCCTCTGCCCCTTCCCGCCACTCCCTACCCACCCAAACCCCATGAGTCCCCGCGACCCGCCTCTCTCCATGCCGCGCTCGCCTCCCTCTCCCAGCAAGGCAGCGACCACGGCAGCTTACGCGACGCCTTCGCCCTCGTCTCCCGCGCCGAGCGCCAGTCAAGCCCCGGCGCTGCCGTTGCCGTCGGCCCGGAGGTGTATGTGTCCCTCCTGCAGTGCTGCGTCGCCGCGGGGTCCCTCCGCGCCGGACGCCAGGTGCACGCTGCCGCCGTCAAGCGCGGGCCCTACTACTGCCGCCACGCCTACATCGGCACCAAACTTGCGGTCTTCTACGCCCGATGCGGCGCGCTGGCGGACGCCGAGCGCGTGTTCGACGCGCTACCCAAAAAGAACGCCTTCGCCTGGGCCGCCGTCATCGGATTGTGGAGCCGCGCCGGACTGCACTCCAGGGCCCTCGACGGGTACGTCGACATGCTGCAGGCGGGCGTCCCCGTGGACAACTTCGTCGTGCCCAACGTGCTCAAGTCATGCGCAGGGATCGGGATGGTCGGGACCGGAAGGGCGCTGCACGGGTACGCCTGGAAGGCGGGGTTCAGGGAATGCGTATACGTGTTGAGCAGCCTGGTGGACTTCTACGGGAAGTGCGGCAAGGTGGATGATGCGCGGGAGGTGTTTGATGCAATGACGGAGACGACCGTGGTGACAtggaactccatgttgatggggtATATAAACAATGGGAGAATCGATGATGCCGTGGAACTGTTTTATCAGATGAGGGTTGAGGGCGTGCTGCCGACGAGGGTCAGCCTTCTTAGCTTTCTGTCTGCATCGGCGGATTTCGAAGCTCCTGATTGGGGTAGGCAGGGCCATGCCATGGCCGTATCGGGCGGCTTAGAGATGGATGTGATTTTGGGGAGCTCAATAATCAACTTTTACTGCAAGGTTGGGCTGGTCGAGGCTGCGGAGGCCGTGTTTGAGCAGATGGTTGAAAGAGACGCTGTTACATGGAATTTGATGATTGCTGGGTATTTGCAGGATGGGCAGACCGACAAGGCTTTTATCACTTGTCGAAAAATGCTCGAGTCTGGCCTTAGGTTTGATTGTGTTACGTTGGCGTCCATTATCATGGCTTGCATGACATCCTCTAGCATGGAGATGGGCAGAGTTGCTCACGGCTATGCAGTTAGAAACAACCTTGAATCAGACAAAGCGGTTGCTTGTGGTCTGATAGAGTTATATATGAGTAGTGAAAGGACTGAACATGCACGCGGGCTGTTCGATGTTATGAGTGGTAGAGACATGGTCATGTGCAAAGTGATGATTTCTGCTTATGCAGATCGTGGGATGAGTTGTCAGGCTCTCGAGGTTTTATATCAGATGCAACATGAGGGGATATCTCCAACTGCAGCATGCTGGGATTCAGTTATTTCAGCTTTTATGAAGAATGAGCAGATTGATGAGGCCCTAGAGATCTTCAGTGAGATGCTACTAACAAAAACACGCCCCAATCTACGCACATGGAGCCTGTTAATTAGTGGCTTGTCTCGAAATGGTATGCACTGCGAGGTAATGAATCTGTGCTGTAAGATGCATGAAGTTGAGCCAGCACCAAGTCCAACAATTTTCTCCGCGGCACTTGTTGCCATGAAAGCTGCAGCTTCAGTGCAATATGGAAAGGCAATGCATGCGTGCATTGTAAAGAAGGGCCTATTACTGTCCAAATCCGTGATACAGTCGCTGCTAAACATGTATGGCAGTTTCAGTGACACAGGCACGGTAGAAAGTTTACTaggcttgcttgctgctgcacagtAA